A window from Megalops cyprinoides isolate fMegCyp1 chromosome 8, fMegCyp1.pri, whole genome shotgun sequence encodes these proteins:
- the LOC118781623 gene encoding USP6 N-terminal-like protein translates to MKKDIETLIAEERADIISKYDKGWEAGVEIDPWEDADYSIYKFTDRFGFLHEEELPTPSALEEKQKQQEIERVEKWLKMVKKWDKYRNSDRMSRRVYKGIPLQLRGQAWSLLLDIEKVKKDNAGKYEKMKEQARNFSTEIKQIDLDVNRTFRNHIMFMDRFGVKQQALFHVLAAYSVYNTEVSYCQGMSQIAAILLMYMNEEDAFWALSQLLTNQKHAMHGFFIPGFPKLQRFQAHHDQILSKLIPKLKKHLDKEQMTTGIYTTKWFLQCFIDRTPFTLTLRLWDIYILEGERILTAMAYTLLKLHKKRLLKMSLEDLREFLQEKIAGSISLSDDMVIEQLQASMSELRKMKLDLPPPAKMDELPKKPLGLERPVLLIPVKPQQATNGRNEAVVVDESLPPDDAPDSKGVAPPSMPSPDPVLVHSQQEPQTITLSPPGYPPSPAPAPLPEEGGPAIEETGLWQVGGVEPSEEWPPPYEPPESDTLDEQAEDEPLDLPELAPPPPIFMEESGALPHPEAEPFPQCPPPPSDLNLKDPHVHSAFRLPGKFPMALSAAEPCGDRRPSGISQYDNLSEREEDRYLDRLLEMAAALPQSRSPDTGHRDLPEHPTTGDPCPPPLPAASLKPKPTPMIPPPVPTPSTKPPPYTRTGA, encoded by the exons GGCTGGGAAGCAGGAGTAGAAATTGACCCCTGGGAAGATGCTGACTACTCTATCTACAAGTTCACAGATCGCTTTGGCTTCCTGCA CGAAGAGGAGTTGCCAACCCCCAGTGCACTTGAGGAGAAG CAAAAGCAGCAAGAGATTGAAAGGGTGgagaaatggctgaaaatggTGAAGAAATGGGACAAGTACAGGAACAGTGACAGG aTGTCTCGGAGGGTATATAAAGGAATCCCTCTGCAGCTGCGAGGCCAGGCATGGTCCCTGTTGCTGGACATTGAGAAGGTCAAGAAAGACAACGCCGGGAAGTATGAG aaaatgaaagaacaagCCAGAAACTTCTCcactgaaatcaaacaaatagATCTGGATGTAAATCGGACCTTTCGAAACCATATAATGTTTATGGACCGTTTTGGAGTGAA GCAGCAGGCTCTGTTTCACGTCCTGGCGGCCTATTCAGTTTACAACACG GAGGTGAGCTACTGCCAAGGGATGAGCCAAATTGCGGCCATCCTGCTGATGTACATGAACGAGGAGGACGCCTTTTGGGCCCTGTCCCAGCTGCTGACAAATCAGAAGCATGCCATGCATG GGTTCTTCATCCCTGGGTTTCCCAAACTTCAGCGCTTCCAGGCTCACCATGACCAGATCCTCTCCAAACTCATCCCCAAGCTCAAGAAACATCTG GACAAGGAGCAGATGACCACTGGAATTTACACCACCAAATGGTTCCTCCAGTGTTTCATTGATAGG ACACCATTCACCTTGACCCTGCGCTTGTGGGACATTTATATACTGGAAGGGGAGAGGATTCTGACTGCCATGGCCTACACTCTGCTGAAACTGCACAAGA AGCGTCTGCTGAAGATGTCACTGGAGGACCTGCGGGAGTTTTTGCAGGAGAAGATCGCAGGCTCCATCTCCTTGAGCGACGACATGGTCATTGAGCAGTTGCAGGCATCGATGTCTGAGCTGCGCAAGATGAAGCTGGACCTCCCTCCTCCAG CAAAGATGGATGAGCTGCCGAAGAAGCCTCTGGGCCTGGAGCGGCCTGTGCTGCTGATTCCGGTAAAGCCACAGCAAGCCACTAATGGCAGGAATGAGGCTGTAGTGGTGGATGAAAGCCTGCCCCCAGACGACGCACCGGATTCCAAGGGTGTTGCCCCTCCCTCCATGCCCTCACCTGACCCGGTGTTGGTCCACAGCCAGCAGGAACCTCAGACAATTACCTTGTCACCTCCTGGCtaccccccttcccctgcccctgctcccctccctgAGGAAGGTGGCCCAGCCATAGAAGAGACGGGCCTATGGCAGGTGGGCGGGGTGGAGCCCTCTGAGGAGTGGCCCCCTCCATACGAGCCTCCTGAGTCCGACACCCTGGATGAGCAGGCTGAGGACGAACCACTGGACCTGCCAGAGCTGGCTCCCCCTCCGCCCATCTTCATGGAAGAGTCCGGAGCTCTCCCCCACCCTGAGGCAGAGCCTTTCCCTCAGTGCCCGCCACCGCCTTCAGACCTCAATCTCAAGGACCCCCACGTTCATAGTGCCTTCCGGCTGCCAGGCAAGTTCCCCATGGCCCTGTCGGCAGCTGAGCCTTGCGGTGACCGCCGGCCCTCTGGCATCTCCCAGTATGACAACTTGTCCGAACGAGAGGAGGATCGCTACCTGGACCGGCTGCTGGAGATGGCTGCTGCCCTACCGCAGAGCCGCTCTCCGGACACTGGGCACAGGGACCTTCCAGAACATCCCACAACAGGTGACCCATGCCCACCGCCCCTGCCCGCAGCCAGCCTTAAACCAAAACCCACGCCCATGATCCCACCCCCTGTCCCCACTCCTTCCACCAAGCCCCCCCCTTACACGAGAACTGGAGCCTGA